The region ATTTACGGTGGCTACAACAGTCTTAGTGATGTGATGACCTGCGGGGTACCCAGCATTGTGCTTTTGCGCGGTATGAAGGATGGCGAGCAGGAAGAACATGCCTCTTTACTGGCCGACAGATCTTCTCTTATACAAGGTGTTTTTGCTGATCAGGAGCTAAGTGCTGAAGAGCTGCGGGACAATCTTTTAAAGTCTCTGGAAACAGAAATCCATGATTGCAGTATAAACTTAAACGGCGCTGAAAATGCGGCCCGTTATCTGGCCTCATTAGCAGGAGAGTGTGATGTTGACCGCCGGTCCTGAGTTAAGAAATAAATTGCGTGGGATTACTAAACATTTCTCACGTCATGAAATGGGGCAGTGGGAAAAAATTCTGGCGCCTGTAGCCCGTAGTTCCAGGGTGCTTGAAGTGGGATGCGGACGCGGCACAAAGACTGATTTTCTTCTGGCGCAGGGCTTCAGCGATATCCTTGGGGTTGAGAAAAATGAATTTCAGGTCCGTGAATGCCGCAAGCGGGGGCTGAACGTTGTAACCCTTGATGAATTTGCTGAGAAGTTCAGTGATGATAAATTCGATTTTATCGTGCTCTCCCACATAATCGAGCATTTCAGTTTTGACGGACTGGTGGAGTTCATCGATGGATATCTTGAGCATCTTAAGCCGGGCGGTCTGCTGCTTATTGCCACACCCATGCTGCATCCTCATTTCTGGCTGGATCTGGATCATCAGAAACCGTATTATCCTCAGGGCATAAAAAATTTTTACAGCGGTGCGAATGAACAGGTCGGTTTCAGTTCCAAGTACAGGTTGAAACTTCGAGACATCCGCTTCCGCAGAAGTCCATTCCGGGTCAAGAATGATCGTTCCCTTCTATTAAAGAAGAACGATCTGCCGATGCTTTCCATTAATATGCTAAGTGCAGTACTGTTTAAGATTAGTTTTTATCTGTTTGGTTACAAAAGCGGATGGGTTGGACTTTACAAATTGAAGTTCTGATGGTTGTTTTTTTAAAAAAAGTACTTGCGCATTAATTTCAGTTAGATTATTTGTTTTTTAACGTTTTTAAATTTTAAGGAAATTTTAGGGAAAAATTAGATGCTACTATCTACCTTCGATCACATGAATGCCGTTAGCGCAACCGTCACCAATGTCGTGATGGTCGTGGTTTCCATCGTGGTCGTGAGAGGCTTAATTGAGCCGGAGGGTAGGTTGTAGACACTAGTTTACATTCACAAGAGTAGTTGTAACCCCCGCCGGCTAAGCCGACGGGGGTTTTTTATTATCATCAGGAAATTGTGAGGGTGTGAAAATGGAGATATGTGGTGCTGAATTGGTTATTAAGCTTTTGGAACAACAGGGGATTAAAATTATATGCGGTATCCCCGGAGGTTCCAATCTTCCCATTTACGATGCCTTACGGGACAGCTCGATAAGGCATATACTTGCCCGTCATGAGCAGGGTGCGGGATTTATGGCTCAGGGCATGGCTCGTACAACAGGAAAAGCAGCCGTCTGTATGGGCACATCCGGTCCGGGTGTAACCAATCTGCTGACCGCCATTGCCGATGCGCGGCTTGACTCAATTCCGGTTGTAGCCATTACCGGGCAGGTTACAAGTTCCCTTATCGGCACCGATGCCTTTCAGGAGGTTGATACTTACGGATTGACCATTCCCATTACCAAACACAATTTTCTGGTTCAGTCCGCCGCTGATCTGCTGGAAATTATTCCCGAGGCGTTTCGTCTTGCGGAATCCGGCCGTCCCGGTCCGGTTGTTGTGGATATTCCCAAAGATGTTCAGAAAGAGATAATTGAAATTTCCGGTCTTCCGAAACCGGCAGGGGAAATCCAACCCGCAAAATGTGATCAGGGGCAGATTCA is a window of Maridesulfovibrio sp. DNA encoding:
- a CDS encoding class I SAM-dependent methyltransferase, encoding MLTAGPELRNKLRGITKHFSRHEMGQWEKILAPVARSSRVLEVGCGRGTKTDFLLAQGFSDILGVEKNEFQVRECRKRGLNVVTLDEFAEKFSDDKFDFIVLSHIIEHFSFDGLVEFIDGYLEHLKPGGLLLIATPMLHPHFWLDLDHQKPYYPQGIKNFYSGANEQVGFSSKYRLKLRDIRFRRSPFRVKNDRSLLLKKNDLPMLSINMLSAVLFKISFYLFGYKSGWVGLYKLKF